A genomic window from Halogeometricum sp. S3BR5-2 includes:
- a CDS encoding flippase, protein MSSIADSLGGLARSAAIIFFGTAIGQIVALIGELLIVRNLNPGVLGRYAFTYSLVSAIGSLLLLGVHEGVTRQLSSKDDHKMDTDLIRSGYLIVLLTSIVVTVGLFAVRTPLASFFNIPHLETTIPLFLPFLFVYPLSRISLAVLRAEQHSWAATASQNLVTKPLAFGSLLVILLLGYPALGSVVYWVGVPFICFLISGYFVARKFPVITLFGKLPNQKTVSELFSFSWPLAIGSFLLIFLSQMDILMIGFFLDSTSVGLYRSIQPFKSAIMFVLGAFTFLNLPLVTNHFESGQIVHLRETYITSTKWIVALTLPYILFVSAFAEDLVKIFFGYDYVPAALPLSILVAGLSFRVYSGLDGDLVKAINRPKIELYSSFVGLCANFLSNYLLIPQFGIVGAAVGTVLGYATYNLVEVVWIYNLVGASPISWVTVKQSLPPICITVLMIFLIGPSSSPVLLAIALIIISLTELCSMIFLGCLSEVDVELIKRVDSRINIDLSRLINHAEKRI, encoded by the coding sequence GTGAGTTCAATTGCTGATAGTTTAGGTGGACTGGCACGAAGTGCTGCCATTATATTCTTTGGGACTGCAATTGGACAGATAGTGGCTCTCATCGGCGAATTATTGATTGTTCGGAATTTAAACCCAGGTGTGCTAGGGAGATATGCATTTACATATTCATTAGTGTCTGCAATTGGTAGTCTTCTCTTGCTGGGTGTTCATGAAGGGGTGACACGGCAACTTTCTTCTAAAGACGATCACAAGATGGATACCGACCTTATTCGGAGTGGCTACCTCATAGTACTACTCACCAGTATAGTAGTCACGGTTGGCCTTTTCGCTGTTCGCACTCCTCTTGCGTCATTTTTCAATATTCCGCACTTAGAAACCACTATTCCCCTTTTCCTCCCATTTCTCTTTGTATACCCGCTTTCCCGAATATCTCTTGCCGTTTTGAGAGCCGAGCAGCATTCTTGGGCAGCCACCGCTTCCCAAAACTTGGTTACTAAGCCATTGGCATTCGGTTCATTATTGGTGATTTTGCTTTTAGGTTACCCTGCTCTGGGGTCGGTGGTATACTGGGTAGGCGTCCCATTTATATGCTTTTTGATATCTGGTTACTTTGTAGCTAGAAAGTTTCCGGTCATCACTCTCTTTGGCAAACTCCCGAATCAAAAAACTGTTTCAGAGCTGTTTTCTTTCTCTTGGCCTCTCGCAATTGGGTCCTTCCTCTTAATATTTTTATCGCAGATGGATATCCTAATGATTGGATTCTTCTTAGACTCAACCTCTGTCGGATTATATAGGTCAATCCAACCATTCAAGTCAGCAATTATGTTCGTTCTAGGCGCTTTTACGTTTTTGAACCTGCCGCTCGTAACAAATCACTTTGAGTCGGGTCAAATCGTACACCTGCGAGAAACATATATAACATCCACAAAATGGATCGTTGCACTGACCTTGCCGTATATTCTATTTGTATCTGCGTTTGCTGAAGATCTAGTGAAAATTTTCTTCGGATATGACTATGTTCCTGCTGCTCTTCCACTGTCAATCCTAGTTGCAGGTCTATCATTTAGGGTCTATAGTGGACTTGATGGAGATCTTGTAAAAGCAATTAATCGGCCTAAGATTGAACTTTACTCTTCTTTTGTTGGGTTGTGTGCCAACTTTCTGTCCAACTACTTGCTGATACCGCAATTCGGTATAGTCGGAGCCGCTGTTGGAACTGTGCTAGGATATGCTACATACAACCTGGTAGAAGTCGTTTGGATCTATAACCTAGTAGGCGCATCACCGATCTCCTGGGTCACAGTAAAACAAAGCTTGCCACCGATCTGCATCACAGTACTAATGATATTTTTGATAGGCCCGTCATCATCTCCCGTACTGTTGGCTATTGCATTAATCATTATCTCACTGACTGAGTTATGTTCAATGATATTTTTGGGTTGTCTTTCAGAGGTTGACGTGGAGTTGATAAAGCGAGTTGATAGTCGTATCAATATAGACCTCAGCCGGCTAATCAATCATGCTGAAAAACGGATATAA
- a CDS encoding glycosyltransferase family 4 protein: MQIGFVSNVVYPFVTGGAQKRIHEIGTRLADEGHEITIYGRHYWDGPKQVRYGNLRLQAVAPRADLYVEDRRSISEALDFSTRALGPLSKRLRNNEHNLVVASVFPYFPVLSSKLAALGTDTPVVTTWHEVWQDYWEDYLGTLAPFGKTIEHFTARVPQYPIAVSGITADRLAEIGPNRNRIKVVPNGINVEKIRNAPLPEANGTKSYDVLFAGRLIADKNVSLLLDAFDAVAERHDATLGIIGDGPEMERLQQQATNLTHTNRVEFLGFLEEYEDVLGHMRAARVFASPSTREGFGITFAEAMAADCTVIAAKHPESAASEVIGDAGYVAEPTVDAIAERLDASLNGERPSQEPLERARIYDWDAVAEQAEQVYERAVTGTW; this comes from the coding sequence ATGCAAATCGGGTTTGTCTCGAACGTTGTATATCCCTTCGTCACCGGAGGCGCACAGAAACGTATCCACGAAATCGGAACACGCCTCGCCGACGAAGGACACGAGATCACAATCTACGGTCGCCACTACTGGGATGGTCCCAAACAGGTCAGGTACGGAAACCTCCGTCTCCAAGCAGTCGCTCCGAGAGCCGACCTCTACGTTGAGGATAGACGATCCATCTCCGAAGCGTTAGACTTCTCGACGCGAGCGCTCGGTCCGCTCTCAAAGCGCCTCCGAAACAACGAACACAATCTCGTCGTCGCCTCCGTTTTCCCGTATTTCCCCGTTCTCTCCTCAAAGCTCGCCGCACTCGGAACAGACACGCCTGTCGTAACGACATGGCACGAAGTGTGGCAAGACTACTGGGAGGACTACCTCGGTACGCTCGCCCCGTTCGGAAAGACAATCGAGCATTTCACGGCCCGCGTGCCACAGTATCCGATCGCTGTTTCGGGGATCACAGCGGACCGACTCGCCGAGATCGGGCCGAATAGAAATCGCATCAAAGTCGTACCGAACGGGATCAACGTCGAGAAAATCCGAAACGCGCCACTCCCTGAAGCGAACGGTACGAAAAGCTACGACGTACTCTTCGCCGGTCGCCTCATCGCCGACAAGAACGTTTCACTGCTTTTGGACGCCTTCGACGCTGTCGCCGAACGGCACGATGCGACACTGGGAATCATTGGCGACGGACCGGAGATGGAGCGGCTGCAACAACAAGCCACGAATCTAACCCACACCAACCGTGTCGAGTTCCTTGGGTTCCTCGAAGAGTACGAAGACGTCCTCGGCCACATGCGCGCTGCACGGGTGTTCGCCTCGCCGTCGACCCGCGAGGGATTCGGAATCACGTTCGCCGAGGCGATGGCCGCCGACTGCACCGTGATCGCCGCAAAGCATCCCGAGTCCGCAGCGAGCGAAGTAATCGGAGACGCCGGGTACGTTGCCGAACCGACAGTTGATGCGATCGCAGAGCGATTGGATGCCTCCCTGAATGGTGAGCGCCCGTCCCAGGAACCACTCGAACGTGCCAGGATATATGACTGGGACGCCGTCGCCGAGCAAGCCGAACAGGTGTACGAACGAGCCGTCACCGGAACCTGGTAA
- a CDS encoding HTH domain-containing protein, which translates to MSRDRDKEGKFTELTTSEAVLKILEESSDPVMTAKEIADELEVSRDTVGRKLAQLAEKGEVEQKKVGARAVVWWTKT; encoded by the coding sequence ATGAGCCGAGACCGCGATAAGGAGGGAAAGTTCACTGAACTCACGACTTCAGAAGCGGTGCTGAAGATACTGGAGGAGTCGAGCGACCCAGTTATGACAGCGAAAGAGATCGCTGACGAACTAGAGGTTTCTCGTGACACGGTCGGACGGAAGTTAGCCCAGCTTGCAGAAAAGGGAGAAGTTGAGCAAAAGAAAGTCGGAGCGAGAGCCGTCGTATGGTGGACGAAGACCTAA
- a CDS encoding MarR family transcriptional regulator: MRRPHVDWMTRADDAILEFLQNEGNRRLVATPGVIEANIGYTLSTVNQRLKKLKTAGLVEYHDEERGLYEISEHGKAYLSGTVDANELDVEEFS, from the coding sequence ATGAGACGGCCGCACGTCGACTGGATGACTCGTGCGGACGATGCGATTCTGGAGTTTTTGCAGAATGAAGGCAACCGACGGTTAGTCGCAACTCCAGGTGTGATTGAAGCGAACATCGGGTACACCCTCTCAACTGTGAATCAGCGGCTCAAGAAGCTCAAAACGGCCGGCCTAGTGGAGTACCATGACGAAGAGCGAGGACTATACGAGATTTCAGAGCACGGGAAAGCCTATCTGTCTGGCACAGTCGATGCGAATGAACTCGACGTTGAGGAGTTCTCTTAG
- a CDS encoding DUF7526 family protein, which translates to MLASACRRCFKFRNGGHLLAPATSRAFIHRHSVEAVTIVTAYSSDEGDEVTCVSRKRSYRVSPSQTTQVNTSPFE; encoded by the coding sequence GTGCTCGCTTCTGCGTGTCGTCGATGTTTCAAATTTCGGAACGGCGGTCACCTCCTCGCTCCTGCAACTTCTCGGGCGTTCATCCACCGCCACTCTGTCGAGGCGGTGACCATCGTGACTGCATACTCCTCCGACGAGGGCGACGAAGTAACGTGCGTGTCGAGGAAACGGAGCTATCGGGTGTCTCCGTCGCAGACCACTCAGGTGAATACTTCCCCCTTTGAGTAG
- a CDS encoding CDGSH iron-sulfur domain-containing protein, translating to MKEDVNRYHGTDIDVTYDSNRCIHVRACVDGLPGVFDPTDRPWIDLDGANPDEVAEVIERCPTGALHYERRDGAADERPPSRNTVTPVANGPLYLHGDVTLETPAGETLLEDTRIALCRCGHSENKPLCDNSHARVFDVDGVAPEDVPTTEAGEPAESDSYSDDRDSETPRTVTVTLTENGPLRFDGMFDLHGGDEHHHYDDAALCRCGGSADKPFCDGTHSEIGFSTDDEER from the coding sequence ATGAAGGAAGACGTGAATCGGTACCACGGCACAGACATCGACGTCACGTACGACTCCAACCGTTGCATCCACGTTCGAGCGTGCGTCGACGGGCTGCCGGGGGTCTTCGATCCGACCGACCGACCGTGGATCGACCTGGACGGTGCGAATCCCGACGAGGTCGCCGAGGTCATCGAGCGGTGTCCGACCGGCGCGCTCCACTACGAGCGACGCGACGGAGCCGCCGACGAACGCCCGCCGTCACGGAACACCGTGACTCCCGTCGCTAACGGACCGCTGTATCTACACGGCGACGTGACGCTGGAAACGCCGGCCGGCGAAACGCTACTGGAAGATACGCGTATCGCGCTCTGCCGCTGTGGCCACTCCGAGAACAAACCCCTGTGCGATAACAGTCATGCGAGAGTCTTCGACGTCGACGGAGTCGCGCCGGAGGACGTTCCCACTACCGAGGCGGGGGAGCCAGCCGAGTCCGACAGCTACTCAGACGATCGAGACTCAGAGACTCCCCGGACGGTCACCGTTACGCTCACCGAGAACGGACCGCTTCGGTTCGACGGGATGTTTGATCTCCACGGCGGTGATGAGCACCACCACTACGACGATGCCGCGCTCTGTCGGTGTGGTGGGTCCGCAGACAAGCCGTTCTGCGACGGGACACACAGCGAGATCGGGTTTTCGACCGACGACGAAGAGCGATGA
- a CDS encoding nucleotidyltransferase domain-containing protein codes for MSNGTANGVTSANAHAIAAEAFVDQARSQHGDEIAELYIFGSTVRGETRGLASDVDVLIVLTEDANQDAAADSLRDIAYDVMLECGPVVELHILSEAAFERHQHEGNPFIRNVVTEGRSYA; via the coding sequence ATGAGCAACGGTACCGCGAATGGTGTCACGTCGGCCAACGCCCACGCCATCGCAGCGGAGGCGTTCGTCGATCAAGCGCGGTCCCAACATGGCGATGAAATCGCCGAGCTGTACATCTTCGGTTCGACAGTCCGGGGCGAAACTCGTGGGCTTGCAAGCGACGTTGATGTCCTTATCGTTCTCACCGAAGACGCTAATCAGGACGCCGCTGCTGATTCTCTTCGTGATATCGCCTATGACGTGATGCTTGAATGCGGACCTGTCGTCGAACTCCACATTCTTTCAGAGGCTGCATTTGAACGCCACCAACATGAGGGCAACCCGTTCATCAGAAACGTTGTCACCGAAGGGCGTTCGTATGCCTGA
- a CDS encoding aldo/keto reductase, with protein MLSEANHGPGDLREACEGSLAELDVDAFDCYALHWPGALAHRGALRGLSRLPVAEQERLTFPTNESGEPAGADHSLVETWRRMEALHEDGLARTLGVCNVTLAQLTQLVEGVRVPPALVQVERHPYRPRTDLVKWCHEQGIRVIAHSPLSAPGLLTDPGRRVGGREGRFDGR; from the coding sequence ATGCTCTCCGAAGCTAACCACGGCCCCGGCGACCTTCGAGAGGCCTGCGAGGGTTCGCTGGCGGAACTCGATGTCGACGCGTTCGACTGCTACGCGCTCCACTGGCCCGGGGCGTTGGCTCATCGAGGTGCGCTCCGCGGCCTCTCTCGACTCCCGGTCGCTGAGCAGGAGCGACTGACGTTCCCTACCAACGAGTCGGGCGAGCCGGCCGGCGCCGACCACTCGCTGGTCGAGACGTGGCGCCGGATGGAAGCGCTCCACGAGGACGGGCTCGCCCGGACCCTGGGGGTGTGTAACGTGACGCTCGCGCAACTGACTCAACTGGTCGAGGGGGTACGCGTCCCGCCCGCGCTGGTCCAGGTCGAGCGCCACCCGTACCGTCCCCGCACCGACCTCGTCAAGTGGTGTCACGAGCAGGGCATCCGCGTGATAGCGCACTCGCCGCTTTCCGCGCCGGGACTCCTGACGGACCCCGGTCGTAGAGTCGGTGGCCGAGAAGGCAGGTTCGACGGCCGCTGA
- a CDS encoding ABC transporter permease translates to MSVADWLWRYPSALMAWRNLGRNKTRTALAALGIIIGVISIASLGMAGAALQQQATSNLGSIGGDVTVGAGEDSDIEGVTRSQVETLQNIVRDAAVVPQKTNSTTLSARNGEEARVSVTGVTRADALYNLTTGEAPDRLVSGALISNSTAETLGLEIGDPVEYGGQIYRVQGFIESSGGFGGGGGSLVLPMSALSDQEYYDTVTITAGSSEVANDIASRVDEYFNTEEEEVLSVNTFGSLDSLTTFLNTLNYALLGIGGISLVVASVAILNVMLMSTVERRGEIGVLRAVGIRRGEVLRMILTEAALMGVVGGLIGTIGSLVVGLVMFQLLTGNAMAVLNWSSSQYLLFGFAFAVVASVLSGLYPAWKAANDRPVDALRS, encoded by the coding sequence GTGAGCGTCGCAGATTGGCTGTGGCGGTATCCGAGTGCGCTGATGGCGTGGCGCAATCTTGGTCGAAACAAGACGCGGACAGCGCTAGCCGCGCTCGGAATTATCATCGGCGTTATCTCGATCGCCTCGCTCGGAATGGCGGGTGCCGCGCTCCAACAACAAGCAACGTCGAACCTCGGTTCTATCGGGGGGGACGTGACAGTCGGCGCTGGAGAGGACAGCGACATCGAGGGCGTAACCCGAAGCCAAGTCGAAACACTCCAGAATATCGTCCGCGACGCGGCAGTAGTTCCTCAGAAGACAAACTCCACGACGCTCTCGGCGAGAAACGGGGAGGAAGCGAGAGTGAGCGTCACGGGGGTGACACGCGCAGACGCGTTGTACAATCTCACAACGGGCGAAGCCCCGGATCGATTGGTGTCCGGGGCACTCATCAGCAACAGTACTGCTGAGACACTCGGACTCGAAATCGGAGACCCCGTCGAATACGGCGGTCAGATCTACCGAGTTCAAGGGTTCATCGAATCATCCGGTGGGTTCGGTGGTGGAGGCGGGTCCCTCGTTCTGCCGATGTCGGCTCTTTCTGATCAGGAGTACTACGACACGGTGACGATCACCGCAGGCAGTAGTGAGGTGGCTAACGACATCGCCAGTAGAGTTGACGAGTATTTCAACACTGAAGAAGAAGAGGTGTTGAGCGTCAACACCTTCGGGAGCTTAGATAGCCTCACCACGTTCCTGAATACGCTCAACTACGCGTTGCTTGGGATCGGTGGCATCTCTCTGGTTGTCGCTAGTGTCGCCATCCTGAACGTGATGCTCATGAGTACGGTCGAACGCCGCGGCGAGATCGGCGTTCTCAGAGCGGTCGGGATTCGCCGTGGTGAGGTACTCCGAATGATCCTTACCGAGGCAGCGCTCATGGGTGTAGTCGGTGGTCTCATCGGAACGATCGGGTCGCTGGTTGTGGGACTAGTCATGTTCCAGTTGCTCACGGGTAATGCGATGGCTGTGCTCAACTGGAGCAGTTCCCAGTACCTCCTCTTCGGGTTTGCATTCGCGGTCGTCGCGAGCGTTCTAAGCGGACTCTATCCGGCATGGAAAGCGGCGAACGATCGTCCAGTTGATGCTCTCCGAAGCTAA
- a CDS encoding ABC transporter ATP-binding protein, protein MSVIELEDVVKRYQSGTEIIEALKGVDFSADRGEMVTVIGPSGSGKSTMLNMIGLLDTPTEGHVRLDGRDVTEFTEDELTEERRTGIGFVFQDFHLLPMLTATENVELPSMWDTSVDRRDRAIELLRRVGLGERLDHTPDQLSGGQQQRVAVARSLINQPDILLADEPTGNLDQDTGQTILEELTRLKEDENVAIVSVTHDDQMLEYTDSTVRIVDGVIQEVTES, encoded by the coding sequence ATGAGCGTCATCGAACTCGAAGATGTCGTCAAACGCTATCAGAGCGGAACGGAGATCATCGAGGCGCTCAAGGGCGTCGACTTCAGTGCCGACCGCGGTGAGATGGTCACCGTGATCGGTCCTTCGGGTTCGGGAAAGAGTACGATGCTCAATATGATCGGACTGCTCGACACGCCCACCGAAGGCCACGTTCGCTTGGACGGACGCGACGTGACGGAGTTCACCGAAGACGAACTCACCGAGGAGCGTCGGACCGGAATCGGATTCGTCTTCCAGGATTTCCATCTCCTGCCGATGCTCACAGCGACCGAAAACGTCGAATTGCCGTCAATGTGGGACACGTCGGTCGACCGTCGCGATCGTGCGATTGAACTGCTCCGTCGAGTTGGTCTGGGTGAGCGACTCGATCACACGCCCGATCAACTCTCGGGCGGTCAACAACAGCGCGTCGCAGTCGCACGGTCGCTGATCAACCAGCCGGATATCCTGCTGGCGGACGAGCCGACGGGGAATCTCGACCAAGACACCGGACAGACGATCCTCGAAGAGCTCACGCGGTTGAAAGAAGACGAAAACGTCGCCATCGTTTCGGTGACACACGACGATCAGATGCTTGAGTACACCGACAGCACCGTCCGTATCGTCGACGGGGTGATTCAGGAGGTGACTGAATCGTGA
- a CDS encoding winged helix-turn-helix domain-containing protein — protein MSGDRLSSEVYSLLDDEYARAILTSTNTTAKSAKELSEECNASLPTIYRRTERLIDCGLLEERTELRGDGHHYSVYKARLKRITIELEDDELKLGIEKQQPKNMADRFTDIWDQI, from the coding sequence GTGAGTGGGGATAGACTCTCGAGTGAGGTGTACTCCCTTCTTGACGACGAATACGCTCGAGCGATCCTCACCTCAACAAATACGACAGCGAAGTCCGCAAAAGAACTCAGCGAAGAATGCAACGCGTCGCTCCCAACGATTTACCGGCGTACCGAACGCCTGATCGATTGCGGACTTCTCGAAGAGCGGACTGAACTTAGAGGCGACGGTCACCACTACAGCGTATACAAAGCGCGACTCAAACGAATCACGATAGAGTTAGAAGATGACGAACTCAAACTCGGAATCGAAAAACAACAGCCGAAGAACATGGCAGACAGATTCACCGACATATGGGATCAGATCTAA
- a CDS encoding DUF7521 family protein, translating to MVLLQSDLRSLPPRYIVLFVAFGLVVAMGLFIVFQAYQGYRRNSSRRMMFLAIGLAFITVVSPLSTAFVASFGFPFGSSWDVYQYYLPLMNAVLQILGLACIIYSLSIHSNS from the coding sequence ATGGTTCTACTGCAATCTGACCTCCGTTCGCTTCCGCCACGATATATCGTCCTTTTCGTAGCTTTCGGACTCGTCGTAGCGATGGGCCTGTTCATCGTCTTTCAAGCCTACCAAGGGTATCGCAGAAACTCCAGCCGGAGAATGATGTTCCTCGCCATCGGTCTCGCGTTCATCACAGTAGTTTCACCCCTCTCGACGGCTTTCGTCGCATCGTTCGGCTTTCCGTTTGGGTCTAGCTGGGATGTTTATCAGTACTATCTCCCGCTCATGAATGCGGTGCTTCAAATACTCGGCTTGGCATGCATCATCTACTCGCTCTCTATCCATAGCAACTCGTAA
- a CDS encoding IclR family transcriptional regulator, with amino-acid sequence MHDPPVTDGGVKSDETLFAILDVLKNEGWAHVSEIATEIGVANSTVHRHLQSLHDNEFVVKEDGAYRLGYRFLELGAAVRSNDHLIREVKTVITDLAIESGESSLFMVEEHGRGVIVYQETGSNVDRMQPHCGLRVPLHAFAAGKAVLAALPNKRVREIIHQRGLEAVSSQSITDEDTLFTELERIRETGIAYNHGENMEVVRGVGATVTRPDGEVLGGVSISGPMHRMKGKRFTRELPELIQGTIGEFEILATHG; translated from the coding sequence ATGCACGACCCTCCCGTAACCGACGGCGGAGTGAAGTCCGACGAGACGTTGTTCGCCATCTTGGACGTGTTGAAGAACGAGGGCTGGGCTCACGTCTCGGAGATAGCCACGGAAATCGGGGTGGCGAATAGCACCGTCCACCGCCACCTGCAGTCGCTCCACGACAACGAATTCGTCGTCAAGGAAGATGGGGCGTACCGGTTGGGATACCGGTTTCTCGAACTCGGTGCCGCCGTCAGGTCGAACGACCACCTGATCCGCGAAGTCAAGACCGTTATCACCGACCTCGCGATAGAAAGTGGCGAGAGTTCACTGTTCATGGTCGAAGAACACGGCCGCGGAGTTATCGTCTATCAGGAGACGGGGTCGAACGTTGATCGGATGCAACCCCACTGCGGACTCCGAGTACCCCTCCACGCCTTTGCCGCCGGCAAGGCGGTTCTGGCCGCGTTACCGAACAAGCGGGTGCGCGAAATCATTCACCAGCGCGGCCTAGAAGCGGTTTCGAGCCAGTCGATAACCGACGAAGACACGTTGTTTACGGAGTTAGAGCGGATCAGAGAGACGGGAATCGCGTACAACCACGGCGAGAACATGGAGGTCGTTCGGGGGGTCGGTGCAACCGTCACTCGCCCGGACGGAGAGGTCCTTGGTGGCGTCTCCATCAGCGGACCCATGCATCGGATGAAAGGGAAGCGGTTCACGCGGGAACTCCCGGAACTGATCCAAGGGACGATTGGCGAGTTCGAAATTCTCGCGACTCACGGCTGA
- a CDS encoding SDR family NAD(P)-dependent oxidoreductase: MSTTSRFQGKTAVVTGAGSGIGRASALRFAEEGANVVVADVVEETGRETVRLIEEGGGNATFVDVDVSDSESVQRMVDTAVDTYGSLDFAHNNAGILTGFAEVTDVAEEQWDKLLDVNLKGVWTCMKAELPVMEAQGSGAIVNTASEAGLVGMGGLSSYSASKHGVVGLTKTVGLEYASREIRVNAVAPGPTNTNIQSSVGGSGGNPESMPFDTSAMVDVPMDRVAEPEEIAGAVVFLCSSDASYITGHTLPVDGGQAAD, translated from the coding sequence ATGTCGACTACCAGCAGATTTCAGGGAAAGACGGCCGTCGTAACGGGAGCGGGTTCGGGAATCGGGCGCGCATCGGCGTTGCGGTTCGCCGAGGAAGGAGCGAACGTCGTCGTCGCGGACGTCGTCGAAGAGACGGGTCGCGAGACGGTGAGGCTAATCGAGGAGGGTGGCGGTAACGCGACGTTCGTAGACGTGGACGTCTCGGATTCGGAGTCGGTCCAGCGAATGGTCGATACCGCTGTCGACACGTACGGGAGCCTCGATTTCGCGCACAACAACGCGGGCATCCTCACGGGATTCGCTGAGGTGACCGACGTCGCGGAGGAACAGTGGGACAAACTGCTAGACGTCAATCTGAAGGGCGTCTGGACGTGCATGAAGGCCGAACTGCCGGTGATGGAAGCGCAAGGAAGCGGCGCTATCGTCAACACCGCCTCCGAGGCGGGCTTGGTCGGGATGGGAGGGCTCTCCAGCTACTCGGCCAGCAAGCACGGGGTCGTCGGCCTGACGAAAACGGTCGGACTCGAGTACGCCTCCCGAGAGATTCGAGTCAACGCGGTCGCTCCCGGTCCGACGAACACGAACATCCAATCGAGCGTCGGAGGAAGCGGCGGTAACCCGGAGTCGATGCCGTTCGACACATCTGCGATGGTCGACGTCCCGATGGACCGGGTCGCAGAACCCGAAGAGATAGCCGGCGCAGTCGTGTTTCTCTGTTCGTCCGACGCCTCGTACATCACCGGTCACACGCTTCCGGTCGACGGAGGGCAAGCGGCCGACTAG